A segment of the Babesia microti strain RI chromosome II, complete genome genome:
CGGCCCAAATTCTTACACAAGACGGCAGCTCTTCTTCTGCCCATATTTTAGCGGGATGTAAGTATAGTCACTATTTAATGGTAAATTAAGTTCACAACACACAGTATCACACATAAAACTTTGTGTTGTTGTGAACTTGAAACCCATAACTCACACAAATTGTAGTTTAGACAATGATTTTTCATGCTTGTGTGATTTAGTACCATGGAACCAATTCACAGAATGTGTAGAATGGACGCCGACACCGCTAAAACTCTTTTCCGGTTTGGATAACACAGATGATATTTCACGTAGCAAGTACGACTTTAACAACCTGCCAGTTATTGTGCGCCCAGATGTATCAATGATGACGCTATTGGATTTAAAATCAGTGGCTGCCTTGGAGACTAAAACTTTGTTACATTCGTCACAAAGACCCCCATTCCCTCCTTCCTTGACCACGTTGGATTCTGTAGTAACACCTCCCAAGCCCATTTTCGACTTACTATGCATACTGCCAACTCCAGAAGCCATTATTTCATCTTATAAGTCAAAAAGGGGGTTAGGGAACCCAATTAGTGCCACTGATATTTCCTACCTAACCAGCGTTGAGAATGTGGATTACCTCCTTTCCATGATAGTATCAACCGACTTTAATTTACCTTGCAGCAGGGGCTATACTCCCTTGCCATTAGACCACCTGATTAAGCTTAAGGATGGCAATGTTAGTAGTTTAGGTGTGGCGGAGGATGATGCGGCTGAGGGGCAAGGCAATGAGCGTGCGATGGAAGCTATAAGGAAGATGAAGAAGGGTGGGGGGATAGGCGCCCTGTTGGACTTCTTGCAGAATAATACATAGCCCTAAGCAGATTCcttttttcaattttggaatATGTTGGACAGATAGCAGACAAATTCgcatataatattaattatgtatcAGCACCCTAGTGGAAACGCGTTGCTATATGGATGttgattttattatagTTGGAGGTTATACTACATCGAATACGATAATTAATGTCAGAATGCGCACTATTGGTTGTTATTTATCGGGTTTTTTAGAAAAGAATTATATgaaacaattttgaatggCAGCAATTGCCAAGAGCCTGCATTATTAACTTAGATAAAGACAATTGCGACAATAATTGTTGCAGTGACTTTTTTGTCATTAAAGTTTTTTAATGTCAACTTTTTAAAAAGCATGCAAAATGGCACGATTTTAGCATGTTCACAGTGAGTTTAAACCCCCATCACGAGGGTACGAATCAAATCCCCTTAACCATGCATATCAACTATCTTGTTCTAGGGACTCTTGTATTTGATGCCTCACCTCAATTTGCCTCACAGTATATCCCAATGCCAAGTGCCATAGACACAACTGCTTAATGGAAACTGCATTTTGTGTAATAAGAGGCAAAGCTATGGGCGCTAGGAATTGTTTGTTACCCCTGTTAACAAAATCCAATTGCAGCGAAGACTGTTGTTTGCTGTTGGCAGCTAGTCCCTGAACCACAACTTGTGCCACCGACTTTAAGACTTGAATAGCCTGTACACTCGCATTTTCAGTTAATGAGTTAGTCTGAGCCTCTGGTAGTTGTCTAATAAATGTGAGCAAATCATCTGTTCTACTTATGCCTCCTTCCAGGCGCTCCTCCCCTTCATACGGGTCATTCTCAGGAGTGTCCCCCTGACTATTATCTTGAGGGATTGCGTTATTTAGCTTTTCATAGAGTGATAGACGATATTCTGCATTACAAAGCATGTATCCGGTCATATGCAATTGGTTTAGAAGCGTATTTAGGCTTTCAGTTGTGGTAGTAAAAGTAGCATCTACGGTGTACTTGTATAAGGTACCTATCAAGGCTGTGACCGTCGCCATTGCAGCTTCCTTTACCCTAAGAGGCGCGTTGTCTGAAAATAACGAAAATATCTCAGAGGGTGAGGAATGGATCAGAGAGTCATAAGGAGGTTTGGCTACTACGAGCAGTGGCACTGCGATGTCTAAAGGTTTATCATTGGAAAAGTTTAAAGCTTGAGAATTGTCCTTTCCGCCCCAAAATCTTTTAACTCTGTCCCAAAAGGAGAGGGTGCCATTGTTGTCCCTTAACCCATTTCTAAAATGGGAGGAATGATTACTGTGAGAGAGAATGAAAGCATGAATGACATTCTTGCTGCGATTGTGAATTACATTGGGAGCACTGTTACGATATAAGAGGCTGGTAGCATCCCTGACCAAAAAAATGGTCAAAAAACACCGAATCCAGCCTATTAAATGCCTGTTAGTATACAGCTTAACTAAATTGG
Coding sequences within it:
- a CDS encoding conserved Plasmodium protein, unknown function (overlaps_old_locusTagID:BBM_II00155), yielding MATVTALIGTLYKYTVDATFTTTTESLNTLLNQLHMTGYMLCNAEYRLSLYEKLNNAIPQDNSQGDTPENDPYEGEERLEGGISRTDDLLTFIRQLPEAQTNSLTENASVQAIQVLKSVAQVVVQGLAANSKQQSSLQLDFVNRGNKQFLAPIALPLITQNAVSIKQLCLWHLALGYTVRQIEVRHQIQESLEQDS